In Mercenaria mercenaria strain notata chromosome 14, MADL_Memer_1, whole genome shotgun sequence, the following are encoded in one genomic region:
- the LOC123528283 gene encoding uncharacterized protein LOC123528283, whose protein sequence is MNSKKLNLHNMEVFNFGHWMLRWAVLNAAVFLLGLIDLTVGHGRLWEPPSRSSMWRRGYNTTVNINDNELSCGGFTNQWISYSGLCGVCGDPYQQHPRDNEIGGKYAAGIITRTYPIGGTIDVVIGLTANHMGYFEFKICPILDPSVGETQACMDNHQLKIVNGEDKGYKFYIRDQTLGGHVKLTLLLPRNFLCKHCVLQWRYRTGTRWGCDQDLLCGKGKGPQEEFYGCSDISIEDVSRTIYHEPAPQTDRNKAKQGLIHLGGTKTHTVIWSIEPTPEPSYRTSKYTDPTEYVTETQTPSPLSIRHNKHMSTLRHFLEELTLNALYSYYGKKENYQHFRCGPTKRYERNPIVNEFCRKVCSYDTSICPDILCACVKDPVQATEMYYIKPSKSSLFNSERHKLDRNHLKKFVRKLVARNRLVENVPTIKLRKPFIKRTAVNKSQTSESVIPTLGRMEVVHSSPKRVPILPSYTGSTKALQEHNFISMFDVKNAVADSENDLHRFMTTKGLDFDPDKIVHLQSQQIIKPNIMICTASVAFAHNPFMAKWCNTNCPFGFCPPRVCSCNY, encoded by the exons ATGAACAGTAAAAAGTTGAACTTACACAACATGGAAGTATTTAACTTTGGACACTGGATGCTTCGATGGGCTGTTCTGAATGCTGCAGTGTTTTTGCTGGGATTAATAGACTTGACCGTGGGGCACGGACGACTGTGGGAGCCGCCCTCAAGATCCTCTATGTGGCGGAGAGGTTATAATACAACTGTGAATATAAATGATAACGAACTGAGCTGCGGGGGTTTCACG AATCAGTGGATATCATACAGTGGACTATGTGGCGTGTGTGGGGATCCGTACCAGCAACATCCACGAGATAACGAAATTGGCGGGAAATATGCTGCAGGAATAATCACGAGAACCTATCCCATTGGTGGAACAATCGATGTCGTAATAGGCTTGACAGCCAATCATATGGGATATTTCGAATTCAAAATTTGTCCCATTCTTGATCCGTCTGTTGGTGAAACACAAGCATGTATGGACAACCATCAGCTGAAGATAGTAAATGGAG AAGACAAAGGTTACAAATTCTACATCCGGGATCAAACTCTCGGGGGTCATGTCAAGCTTACGCTGTTGTTGCCACGCAATTTTCTCTGCAAACATTGTGTACTACAGTGGAGATACCGTACAG GGACACGCTGGGGTTGCGACCAAGACCTTCTATGCGGAAAGGGCAAAGGTCCACAAGAGGAGTTTTACGGCTGCTCAGATATTTCCATTGAAGACGTTTCCAGAACTATATACCACGAACCGGCTCCACAGACAGATAGGAACAAAGCAAAACAAGGACTGATCCATCTAGGCGGTACCAAAACACATACTGTCATTTGGAGTATCGAACCTACACCGGAGCCAAGTTATCGAACCAGCAAATATACAGATCCGACGGAATATGTCACGGAAACCCAAACACCAAGCCCATTAAGCATTAGACATAATAAGCATATGTCAACATTGAGACATTTCTTAGAAGAGCTTACGTTGAATGCATTGTACAGTTACTATGGTAAAAAGGAAAATTACCAACATTTTCGGTGCGGTCCAACCAAAAGATATGAAAGGAATCCAATCGTTAATGAATTTTGCAGAAAAGTTTGTTCATATGATACATCTATATGCCCTGATATACTATGCGCTTGTGTTAAGGACCCCGTGCAGGCCACTGAGATGTATTACATCAAGCCGTCAAAGTCTTCACTATTTAATTCGGAAAGGCATAAATTAGACAGGAATCATTTGAAGAAGTTTGTAAGAAAACTGGTCGCAAGAAACAGACTTGTCGAGAATGTTCCAACTATTAAGCTGCGTAAACCGTTCATAAAACGGACAGCTGTAAACAAATCACAAACAAGCGAGTCTGTGATACCTACACTTGGCAGAATGGAAGTTGTTCACTCTTCCCCAAAGCGTGTTCCTATTCTTCCAAGTTATACCGGATCGACAAAAGCCCTGCAAGAGCATAACTTCATATCCATGTTTGACGTTAAAAATGCGGTAGCTGACTCTGAAAACGATTTGCACAGATTCATGACAACAAAGGGTTTAGACTTTGATCCAGATAAAATTGTACATTTACAATCACAACAAATAATTAAACCAAACATAATGATATGCACAGCATCTGTAGCATTCGCACACAATCCTTTCATGGCCAAATGGTGTAATACAAACTGCCCTTTTGGGTTTTGTCCACCTCGAGTTTGCTCATGCAATTATTGA